The following proteins are co-located in the Hydrogenophaga sp. RAC07 genome:
- the uvrB gene encoding excinuclease ABC subunit UvrB, with the protein MPPITLPPPPKTPLLEVDNGPPAEGEFVRFPGSPFELFLPYPPAGDQPEAIRQLVEGVNDGEVFQTLLGVTGSGKTFTMANVIARLGRPAIVFAPNKTLAAQLYSEFREFFPKNAVEYFVSYYDYYQPEAYVPQRDLFIEKDSAINEHIEQMRLSCTKSILERRDVIIVATVSAIYGIGKPESYHQMVMTLRVGDKVGQRDLIAQLVRMQYARNEQDFSRGKFRVRGDTIDVFPAEHSEMAIRIELFDDEVETLQLFDPLTGKVRQKIPRFTVYPSSHYVTPREQVLSAVEAIKLELSDRLKELVSMGKLVEAQRLEQRTRFDLEMLSEVGHCKGIENYSRHLSGSLPGEPPSTLTDYLPKDAMMFLDESHVLIGQFGGMYNGDRARKTTLVEYGFRLPSALDNRPLKFDEFEQRMRQVVFVSATPADYEKTHAGQVVEQLVRPTGLVDPELEVRPATHQVDDVLQEIRIRVEKNERVLITTLTKRMAEQLTDYLTENGVKVRYLHSDVDTVERVEILRDLRLGAFDVLVGINLLREGLDIPEVSLVAILDADKEGFLRSERSLIQTIGRAARNLNGRAILYADRITESMKKAMDETNRRRTKQVAHNLAMGIEPRSINKRIKDLIDGVYSEKAGKEADRLAAESAHRASIDEMSEKDVAREIKRLEKLMLEHARNLEFEKAASVRDQLGRLKASVFGSSGMDNIA; encoded by the coding sequence ATGCCCCCGATCACATTGCCCCCGCCCCCGAAGACCCCGCTCCTTGAGGTGGACAACGGGCCACCCGCCGAGGGTGAGTTCGTTCGATTTCCCGGCTCGCCGTTCGAGCTGTTTTTGCCGTATCCCCCGGCCGGTGACCAGCCCGAGGCGATCCGCCAGCTGGTGGAGGGGGTGAACGACGGCGAGGTGTTCCAGACCCTGCTGGGCGTGACCGGTTCGGGCAAGACCTTCACCATGGCCAACGTGATCGCGCGGCTGGGCCGCCCGGCCATCGTGTTCGCGCCCAACAAGACGCTGGCGGCGCAGCTCTACAGCGAGTTCCGCGAGTTCTTTCCCAAGAACGCGGTTGAGTACTTCGTCAGCTACTACGACTACTACCAGCCCGAGGCCTACGTGCCGCAGCGCGACCTGTTCATCGAGAAGGACAGCGCGATCAACGAGCACATCGAGCAGATGCGCCTGTCTTGCACCAAGAGCATCCTGGAGCGGCGCGACGTGATCATCGTGGCCACCGTGTCGGCCATTTACGGTATCGGCAAGCCCGAGAGTTACCACCAGATGGTGATGACGCTTCGGGTGGGCGACAAGGTGGGCCAGCGCGATCTGATTGCGCAGCTGGTGCGCATGCAGTACGCGCGCAACGAGCAGGATTTTTCGCGCGGCAAGTTCCGCGTGCGCGGCGACACCATCGACGTGTTCCCGGCGGAACACTCCGAGATGGCGATCCGCATTGAGCTGTTCGACGACGAGGTCGAGACCCTGCAGCTGTTCGATCCGCTCACTGGCAAGGTGCGCCAGAAGATCCCGCGTTTCACGGTCTATCCCAGCAGCCACTACGTGACGCCGCGCGAGCAGGTGCTCAGCGCGGTCGAAGCGATCAAGCTGGAGCTGTCCGATCGCCTCAAGGAACTGGTGAGCATGGGCAAGCTGGTGGAGGCGCAGCGCCTGGAGCAGCGCACCCGCTTCGACCTGGAAATGCTCAGCGAGGTCGGCCACTGCAAAGGCATCGAGAACTACTCGCGCCACCTTTCGGGCAGCCTGCCGGGTGAGCCGCCGTCCACCTTGACCGACTATCTGCCCAAGGACGCGATGATGTTCCTGGACGAGAGCCACGTTCTCATCGGCCAGTTCGGTGGCATGTACAACGGCGACCGCGCGCGCAAGACCACGCTGGTGGAATACGGCTTTCGCCTGCCCAGCGCGCTGGACAACCGGCCGCTGAAGTTCGACGAGTTCGAGCAGCGCATGCGCCAGGTGGTGTTCGTGTCGGCCACACCGGCAGACTATGAGAAGACGCACGCCGGCCAGGTGGTGGAACAACTCGTGCGCCCCACCGGCCTGGTGGACCCCGAACTCGAGGTGCGCCCGGCCACCCACCAGGTGGACGACGTGCTGCAGGAAATCCGCATCCGTGTGGAGAAGAACGAGCGCGTGCTGATCACCACGCTCACCAAACGCATGGCCGAGCAGCTCACCGACTACCTGACCGAAAACGGCGTGAAGGTGCGTTACCTGCACAGCGACGTGGACACGGTGGAGCGGGTGGAAATCTTGCGCGACCTGCGCCTGGGCGCCTTCGACGTGCTGGTCGGCATCAACCTGCTGCGCGAGGGTCTGGACATTCCCGAAGTCTCGCTGGTGGCCATCCTGGACGCCGACAAGGAAGGCTTTCTGCGTTCCGAGCGCAGCCTGATCCAGACCATCGGCCGCGCCGCGCGCAACCTCAATGGCCGCGCCATTCTGTATGCCGATCGCATCACCGAGTCGATGAAAAAGGCGATGGACGAGACCAACCGCCGTCGCACCAAACAGGTGGCGCACAACCTGGCCATGGGCATCGAGCCGCGCAGCATCAACAAACGCATCAAGGACCTGATCGATGGCGTCTACAGCGAGAAGGCGGGCAAGGAAGCCGATCGCCTGGCCGCCGAGAGTGCGCACCGCGCCAGCATCGACGAGATGAGCGAGAAGGACGTGGCGCGCGAGATCAAGCGGCTGGAAAAGCTCATGCTGGAGCACGCGCGCAACCTGGAATTCGAAAAAGCGGCCAGCGTGCGCGACCAGTTGGGCCGACTCAAGGCCTCGGTGTTTGGCTCGTCTGGCATGGACAACATCGCCTGA
- a CDS encoding DUF6172 family protein, which yields MRKTFQLTQEGRHRDRVLEAVKHEIRKYLKRERRRDLPEGVDFLDFDCRCGATKDSAEVVHLSALMASLDAVAKEGATEAYVEILAKPGVRQARPPGTSAKEDHPAQSADAPDHIAPAPEDPAP from the coding sequence ATGAGAAAAACCTTCCAGCTGACCCAAGAGGGCCGTCACCGCGACCGCGTGCTCGAAGCCGTCAAACACGAGATCCGAAAATACCTCAAGCGCGAGCGCCGCCGCGACCTGCCCGAAGGGGTGGATTTTCTGGACTTCGACTGCCGCTGCGGTGCCACGAAAGACAGCGCCGAGGTGGTGCACCTCTCCGCCCTGATGGCGAGCCTGGACGCCGTGGCCAAAGAGGGCGCGACAGAGGCCTATGTGGAGATCCTGGCCAAGCCCGGCGTTCGCCAGGCCCGTCCGCCCGGCACCAGCGCCAAAGAAGACCATCCGGCACAATCTGCCGATGCCCCCGATCACATTGCCCCCGCCCCCGAAGACCCCGCTCCTTGA
- a CDS encoding 3'-5' exonuclease, which translates to MTPREQHPTPSKDEIALLEPFDRLGMDRIVLVNTARQAREACAELIDSAVWGFDTESKPTFFKDQLSDGPHIVQLANLQRAWVFQLHDPACREQVAALLADAHHTKAGFGLGDDTKRIVSKLAVEPASVLELNTVFRERGYRKDMGVKGAVAVLFNRRFLKSKKAATSNWANPHLSESQLVYAANDAYAAARVFDALGLR; encoded by the coding sequence ATGACACCCCGCGAACAACACCCCACGCCCAGCAAGGACGAGATCGCCCTGCTCGAGCCGTTCGACCGCCTGGGCATGGACCGCATCGTGCTGGTCAACACCGCCCGGCAGGCGCGTGAGGCCTGTGCCGAGTTGATCGACAGCGCCGTCTGGGGCTTCGACACCGAGTCCAAGCCCACCTTTTTCAAGGACCAGCTCTCCGACGGGCCACACATCGTGCAACTCGCCAATCTGCAGCGCGCCTGGGTGTTCCAGTTGCACGACCCGGCCTGCCGTGAGCAGGTGGCGGCCCTGCTGGCAGATGCTCACCACACCAAGGCCGGCTTTGGCCTTGGCGACGACACCAAACGCATCGTCTCCAAACTGGCGGTGGAGCCAGCGTCGGTGCTGGAGCTCAACACGGTGTTTCGCGAACGCGGCTACCGCAAGGACATGGGCGTGAAGGGAGCCGTGGCGGTGTTGTTCAACCGGCGCTTCCTCAAATCGAAGAAGGCCGCCACGTCGAACTGGGCCAACCCGCACCTGAGCGAGTCGCAGCTGGTCTACGCGGCCAATGATGCTTACGCCGCAGCGCGCGTGTTTGACGCTCTCGGTCTGCGCTGA
- a CDS encoding DUF3820 family protein produces MKPEDLERLLTVEMPFGKHKGRVIADLPGNYLNWFAREGFPKSEVGRLLQLMHEIDHNGLGDLLTPLRRR; encoded by the coding sequence ATGAAACCCGAAGATCTGGAGCGACTGCTCACGGTGGAAATGCCGTTCGGCAAACACAAGGGCCGCGTGATCGCGGACCTGCCGGGCAACTACCTCAACTGGTTTGCGCGTGAGGGCTTTCCCAAGAGCGAGGTGGGGCGTCTTCTGCAGCTCATGCACGAGATCGACCACAACGGCCTGGGCGATCTGCTCACGCCGTTGCGGCGGCGCTGA
- a CDS encoding lysophospholipid acyltransferase family protein, whose protein sequence is MQRTIFTTPVVNTLLRAFSIGFLKLTGWRVEGALPAHADRSVLIAAPHTSNWDLPYTLMVAFALRLNIRWMGKQSLFRAPFGGVMRWLGGIAVNRAQSTNLVAASAQAIREADGPLQLIVPPEGTRSKTRYWKTGFYYIAREAQVPIVMAYMDYERKISGLGPLFEPTGDVEADMAAIKAFYAPFKGKNAAQFESTDPS, encoded by the coding sequence ATGCAACGCACGATCTTCACCACACCCGTCGTCAACACGCTCTTGCGCGCCTTCTCGATCGGGTTCCTGAAACTCACCGGCTGGCGCGTGGAAGGCGCCCTGCCCGCCCACGCCGACCGCAGCGTGCTGATCGCAGCACCCCACACCAGCAACTGGGACCTGCCCTACACCTTGATGGTGGCCTTTGCCTTGCGGCTCAACATCCGGTGGATGGGCAAACAGAGCCTTTTCCGTGCGCCGTTTGGCGGCGTCATGCGCTGGCTCGGCGGCATCGCGGTCAACCGGGCGCAGTCCACCAACCTGGTGGCGGCATCGGCCCAGGCGATCCGCGAGGCCGACGGGCCGCTGCAGCTCATCGTGCCGCCCGAGGGCACACGCAGCAAGACGCGCTACTGGAAGACCGGCTTCTACTACATCGCCCGCGAGGCGCAGGTGCCCATCGTGATGGCCTACATGGACTACGAGCGCAAGATCAGCGGCCTGGGTCCGCTGTTCGAACCCACCGGCGATGTGGAGGCCGACATGGCGGCCATCAAGGCGTTCTACGCGCCGTTCAAAGGCAAGAACGCCGCGCAGTTCGAGTCGACCGACCCCAGCTGA
- a CDS encoding aminotransferase-like domain-containing protein, giving the protein MPFADRLNNVETSAIRELFKLLGRPGIISFAGGFPDSALFDVDGIREAVNTALSEEPGAALQYGATEGHQPLREQIASFMAGKGVSGVAANDLIVTTGSQQGLDLLGKTLISPGDKVIVEGPTFLATIQCFRLYGAELITVPVDGEGTQTDKLEQLIAEHKPKFVYLIPTFGNPSGALMSQARRQAVLEMAVRHDTLIVEDDPYGDLYFGEAPPPSLLALSAGVPGSRERLVHCGSLSKVLSPGLRVGWMVGPAELLAKATMCKQFSDAHTSTFAQATAAQYLKAGRMPATLARVRQVYAERATTMGHALRRELGEAIEFVQPQGGLFIWARLTGAGGKVAGGAELAKRAIDKGVAFVPGAPFYARNPDPATLRLSFATVGLDKIEEGVGRLAQAL; this is encoded by the coding sequence ATTCCCTTTGCCGACCGCCTCAACAACGTAGAAACCTCCGCCATCCGCGAACTCTTCAAGCTGCTGGGCCGGCCCGGCATCATCAGTTTTGCTGGCGGCTTCCCCGACAGCGCGCTGTTCGATGTGGACGGCATTCGCGAAGCGGTGAACACCGCGCTTTCCGAGGAGCCAGGCGCGGCACTGCAGTACGGCGCCACCGAAGGCCACCAGCCGCTGCGCGAGCAGATCGCCAGCTTCATGGCCGGCAAAGGCGTGAGCGGCGTAGCGGCCAACGACCTCATCGTCACCACCGGCAGCCAGCAGGGTCTGGACCTGCTGGGCAAAACGCTGATCTCGCCCGGCGACAAGGTGATCGTGGAAGGCCCCACCTTTCTCGCCACCATCCAGTGCTTCCGCCTGTATGGCGCCGAACTCATCACGGTTCCGGTGGACGGCGAAGGCACGCAGACCGACAAGCTGGAGCAGCTGATTGCCGAGCACAAGCCAAAGTTCGTCTACCTCATCCCCACCTTCGGCAACCCCAGCGGCGCGCTCATGAGCCAGGCGCGGCGCCAGGCGGTGCTCGAGATGGCGGTCAGGCACGACACGCTGATCGTGGAAGACGATCCGTACGGCGATCTGTACTTTGGCGAGGCGCCGCCGCCCAGCCTGCTGGCCCTGAGCGCCGGGGTGCCCGGCAGCCGCGAGCGGCTGGTGCATTGCGGCAGCCTGAGCAAGGTGCTCAGCCCCGGCCTGCGCGTGGGCTGGATGGTGGGCCCGGCCGAACTGCTGGCCAAGGCCACCATGTGCAAACAATTCAGCGATGCACACACCAGCACCTTTGCGCAGGCCACGGCTGCGCAGTACCTCAAGGCCGGGCGCATGCCCGCCACGCTGGCCAGGGTGCGGCAGGTGTATGCCGAGCGTGCCACCACCATGGGCCATGCGCTGCGGCGCGAACTGGGTGAGGCCATCGAGTTCGTGCAGCCGCAAGGCGGCCTGTTCATCTGGGCGCGGCTCACCGGCGCGGGTGGCAAGGTGGCCGGTGGCGCCGAGCTGGCCAAACGCGCGATCGACAAAGGAGTGGCGTTTGTGCCGGGCGCACCGTTCTACGCCCGCAATCCCGACCCCGCCACGCTGCGCCTGAGCTTTGCCACCGTGGGGCTGGACAAGATCGAAGAGGGCGTGGGACGGCTGGCCCAGGCACTCTGA
- a CDS encoding DUF2917 domain-containing protein, with amino-acid sequence MKTETLTVDLNMPHKALQVIPRGALRLVCREGSVWITLDHEQRDVVLQPGEVFTTRPQQRVIAYALKDSVLRLSGAAEPRAASAREWWPLSTLSRKPPPCPSPFPLPTASTT; translated from the coding sequence ATGAAAACCGAAACCTTGACCGTCGACCTCAACATGCCCCACAAGGCCTTGCAGGTCATTCCCCGGGGCGCGCTGCGCCTGGTCTGCCGCGAGGGCAGTGTCTGGATCACGCTGGACCACGAGCAGCGCGACGTGGTGCTGCAGCCCGGCGAGGTCTTCACCACGCGGCCGCAGCAGCGTGTGATCGCCTATGCACTGAAAGACTCGGTGTTGCGCCTGAGCGGAGCCGCGGAGCCACGCGCAGCCAGTGCGCGAGAATGGTGGCCGTTGTCCACGCTCTCACGGAAACCGCCACCATGCCCTTCACCATTCCCTTTGCCGACCGCCTCAACAACGTAG
- a CDS encoding LysR substrate-binding domain-containing protein, whose product MPRSQMLRLDLLPCFDVAARTLSFTQAAQELSLTQSAVSRQIQLLEESLGVALFERGHRSLTLTEAGEVMQRATRDALERLRDASARVRPGPGLRQVAMTCTHGFASLWLIPRLARFTASHPQVDVRISASMEIMDLERQRLDVAVRFVPSSVGRGQALFEEMVQPLCAPALLRDKTAPLRQPADLARHTLLTMEKPAGFALTSDWDPWFQVMGLQDMRMKNTMHFTQYADAVAAAVAGQGVVIGRLPLLQSLVNEKKLVAPFRSGAAATRRGYYLEVAAHADRNADAQDFARWLRAEAERP is encoded by the coding sequence ATGCCGAGATCGCAGATGCTGCGGCTGGACCTGCTGCCCTGCTTCGACGTTGCCGCGCGAACGCTGAGCTTCACCCAGGCGGCGCAGGAACTGAGCCTCACGCAGTCGGCGGTGAGCCGGCAGATCCAGTTGCTGGAAGAGAGCCTGGGCGTGGCGCTGTTCGAGCGCGGACACCGCTCGCTCACGCTCACCGAGGCCGGCGAGGTGATGCAGCGCGCCACGCGCGACGCGCTGGAGCGCCTGCGCGATGCTTCGGCGCGCGTGCGGCCCGGCCCGGGCCTGCGACAGGTCGCCATGACCTGCACGCACGGCTTTGCCTCGTTGTGGCTGATCCCGCGGCTCGCGCGCTTCACCGCCAGCCACCCGCAGGTGGACGTGCGCATCTCGGCATCGATGGAGATCATGGACCTGGAGCGACAGCGGCTCGACGTGGCGGTGCGTTTTGTGCCGTCCAGCGTGGGCCGGGGGCAGGCGCTGTTCGAGGAAATGGTGCAGCCCCTGTGCGCGCCCGCGCTGCTGCGCGACAAGACAGCTCCGCTGCGCCAGCCCGCCGACCTCGCCCGGCACACCCTGCTCACGATGGAGAAGCCCGCCGGTTTTGCGCTCACCTCGGACTGGGACCCCTGGTTCCAGGTGATGGGCCTGCAGGACATGCGCATGAAGAACACCATGCATTTCACCCAGTACGCCGACGCAGTCGCCGCCGCCGTGGCCGGGCAAGGCGTGGTGATCGGCCGGCTTCCGCTGCTGCAGTCGCTGGTGAACGAGAAAAAACTCGTGGCGCCATTCCGCAGCGGCGCGGCGGCCACGCGCCGGGGCTACTACCTGGAGGTCGCGGCCCACGCCGACCGCAACGCCGACGCGCAGGACTTCGCGCGCTGGCTGCGCGCCGAGGCCGAGCGGCCCTGA
- the nth gene encoding endonuclease III — MKTAQIEAFFATLQAANPTPQTELEYTSVFELLAAVLLSAQATDVGVNKATRRLFPVANTPQKILDLGLEGLEGYIKTIGLYRSKARHLMEACRMLVEQHGGEVPRTREALEALPGVGRKTANVVLNVAFGQPTMAVDTHIFRVSNRTGLAPGKTPLAVEQQLLKRVPPAYAVDSHHWLILHGRYVCQARKPLCPKCAVIAYCDFRDKTPA; from the coding sequence ATGAAAACCGCCCAGATCGAAGCCTTCTTCGCCACGCTCCAGGCCGCCAATCCCACCCCGCAGACCGAGCTCGAATACACCAGCGTGTTCGAGCTGCTGGCCGCCGTGCTGCTCTCGGCCCAGGCGACCGATGTGGGCGTGAACAAGGCCACGCGCAGGCTGTTTCCGGTGGCGAACACGCCGCAAAAAATCCTGGACCTCGGGCTCGAAGGACTGGAGGGCTACATCAAGACCATCGGCCTGTACCGCAGCAAGGCCAGGCACCTCATGGAAGCCTGCCGCATGCTCGTGGAGCAACACGGCGGCGAGGTACCGCGCACGCGCGAAGCGCTCGAAGCCCTGCCCGGCGTGGGCCGCAAGACCGCCAACGTGGTGCTCAACGTGGCCTTTGGCCAGCCCACCATGGCGGTGGACACGCACATTTTTCGCGTGAGCAACCGCACCGGCCTGGCGCCCGGCAAGACGCCGCTGGCGGTGGAGCAGCAGTTGTTGAAGCGTGTGCCACCCGCCTACGCGGTGGATTCGCACCACTGGCTGATCCTGCACGGGCGCTATGTGTGCCAGGCGCGCAAGCCGCTGTGCCCGAAGTGCGCGGTGATCGCGTACTGCGATTTCAGGGACAAGACCCCGGCCTGA